In Pecten maximus chromosome 10, xPecMax1.1, whole genome shotgun sequence, one genomic interval encodes:
- the LOC117335719 gene encoding oxidoreductase HTATIP2-like, which produces MSEGFEDKVKHYRDMGKSAFVIGYTGECGKELVKALSKNRIFNKVVLIGRRKVDLNPDPGPEFEQRVVDYDKLEEYSEAFQGSQVGYCCLGTTKGKAGKEGFIKVDRDYVLKSAEIAKSNGCQHFSVVTASTADKNSMFLYVKTKGEVEDSLKKMSFDKLSIFKPALLLCDRPERRLGERMFQTLMKPWICMFPTKGSVPTSYVGRAMVVDTVTPGDEKLRVHNNEQIHGLVRQDENKK; this is translated from the exons ATGTCGGAGGGGTTTGAGGACaaggttaaacactacagagACATGGGGAAGTCGGCCTTCGTCATTGGATATACGGGAGAGTGTGGGAAGGAGCTAGTCAAAGCCTTgtctaaaaatagaatatttaacAAAGTTGTCCTCATTGGTCGTCGGAAAGTGGATCTGAACCCTGACCCCGGACCAGAGTTT GAGCAGAGAGTCGTTGATTACGACAAGCTGGAAGAATATTCAGAGGCGTTCCAGGGATCACAAGTTGGTTACTGTTGTTTGGGAACTACGAAAGGAAAAGCAGGGAAG GAAGGATTCATCAAAGTCGATCGGGATTATGTACTGAAAAGTGCAGAGATTGCCAAATCTAATGGCTGTCAACATTTCAGTGTGGTGACGGCTTCTACTGCGGATAAAAACAGCATGTTTCTCTACGTGAAAACAAAG GGAGAAGTAGAAGATTCCCTGAAGAAGATGTCGTTTGACAAGTTATCTATATTTAAACCCGC GCTCCTGTTGTGTGATCGCCCAGAACGTCGCCTAGGAGAGCGGATGTTCCAGACCCTCATGAAGCCATGGATTTGTATGTTCCCCACAAAAGGATCCGTGCCAACGTCTTACGTAGGGAGAGCAATGGTCGTGGACACAGTGACACCTGGTGACGAGAAACTCAGAGTCCACAACAATGAACAGATACATGGCTTGGTCAGGCAGGACGAGAACAAGAAATAA